From the Daucus carota subsp. sativus chromosome 8, DH1 v3.0, whole genome shotgun sequence genome, one window contains:
- the LOC108198616 gene encoding 8-hydroxygeraniol dehydrogenase: MAMEYIKRFLQLLKCIWKQRGIGFRRIGNSAELNAVNEHPMKAFGWASREQSGTLSPFKFSRRATGIKDVTFKVLFCGICHTDLHMVKNEWGSSKYPLVPGHEIVGIVTKVGKKVQKCKVGDKVGVGCMVGSCRTCADCKNNLENYCPKMILTYGSTYLDGSTTYGGYSDTMVVDEHFVIRWPENLPLDCGAPLLCAGITTYSPLKHFGLNKPGMHIGVVGLGGLGHVAVKFAKAFGAKVTVISTSPSKQKEAIENLGADSFLVSRDTEEMKAAKGTMDGILDTVSAVHPLLPLLELLKSHGKLILVGVPATPLELPAYPLISGRKIVAGSSIGGLKETQEMIDFAAKHKITAKVEVIPMDYVNTAMERLAKGDVNYRFVIDVGNTLKANSPPDIIVNRAPSDPM, encoded by the coding sequence ATGGCGATGGAGTACATTAAACGATTTCTTCAACTACTTAAATGCATATGGAAACAAAGAGGCATTGGTTTCAGAAGAATAGGAAATAGTGCAGAGCTTAATGCAGTAAATGAACATCCAATGAAGGCTTTTGGATGGGCAAGCAGAGAACAATCTGGGACACTTTCTCCATTCAAGTTCTCCAGAAGGGCTACTGGCATTAAAGATGTGACTTTCAAGGTGTTGTTTTGCggaatctgtcatacagatcttcATATGGTTAAAAATGAGTGGGGATCATCTAAATATCCTCTTGTTCCAGGCCATGAGATTGTGGGTATAGTAACAAAAGTTGGTAAAAAGGTTCAGAAATGCAAAGTTGGGGACAAAGTAGGTGTTGGATGTATGGTTGGATCATGCCGTACATGTGCTGATTGTAAGAACAATCTTGAGAATTACTGCCCTAAAATGATTCTCACTTATGGTTCAACTTATTTGGATGGATCCACCACTTATGGAGGTTACTCTGATACTATGGTTGTCGACGAGCACTTTGTAATTCGCTGGCCTGAAAATTTGCCTCTTGATTGTGGTGCTCCTCTTCTATGTGCGGGTATCACAACTTACAGCCCCCTGAAACATTTTGGACTCAATAAGCCTGGAATGCATATTGGTGTTGTTGGTTTAGGTGGTTTAGGCCATGTAGCTGTGAAATTTGCAAAGGCTTTTGGCGCTAAAGTGACAGTGATCAGTACCTCCCCTAGCAAACAGAAAGAAGCCATTGAGAATCTGGGTGCTGATTCATTTTTAGTTAGTCGTGATACAGAAGAGATGAAGGCCGCAAAGGGGACAATGGATGGGATTCTTGATACTGTTTCTGCTGTACATCCATTGTTGCCATTGCTTGAGCTGTTGAAAAGTCATGGGAAGCTTATATTAGTTGGTGTACCTGCCACACCTCTTGAGTTACCAGCATATCCTCTGATTTCAGGAAGGAAGATAGTGGCTGGAAGCAGTATTGGAGGCTTGAAAGAGACGCAGGAAATGATTGACTTTGCAGCAAAGCACAAGATAACCGCGAAAGTTGAGGTCATTCCTATGGATTATGTAAACACAGCAATGGAGCGGCTGGCAAAAGGCGACGTTAACTATCGTTTTGTAATTGATGTCGGGAACACTTTGAAAGCAAACAGTCCACCTGATATTATCGTTAATCGGGCTCCAAGTGATCCTATGTAG